The following proteins are co-located in the Schistocerca nitens isolate TAMUIC-IGC-003100 chromosome 2, iqSchNite1.1, whole genome shotgun sequence genome:
- the LOC126234663 gene encoding gastrula zinc finger protein XlCGF7.1-like — MCETNQTSVQPQLYNCESTLGNASCQKSTKEKPRPKPQTCKVCGKVLASASSYYVHMKLHSGDKPFQCKLCEASFSRKPYLEAHVRTHTGERPFQCNVCLKWFSQKSSLNTHKRAHTGERPYSCDMCGKKFAVKSYLTAHKWSHVVDMPLVCGKCNVTFTSKQDYALHERLHATGLNFECHVCGRTFAKDSYLIRHVNRVHHSVKEVANDPSGKQVASINSDIHNAYTGEVSKNNMLVNSGHPGDSPTDQMTQPSEEGRGTLSSDLLAHSVAYNHFMVPC; from the coding sequence ATGTGTGAAACGAACCAAACTTCTGTGCAGCCACAGCTATATAACTGTGAATCAACTTTAGGAAATGCTAGCTGTCAAAAATCGACAAAAGAAAAGCCTCGTCCAAAACCACAGACGTGTAAAGTGTGTGGGAAAGTACTCGCTTCAGCATCCTCATATTATGTTCATATGAAGCTACACTCTGGCGATAAACCATTTCAGTGTAAGTTATGTGAAGCAAGTTTCAGTCGCAAACCATATTTGGAAGCCCATGTTAGAACGCACACGGGGGAACGTCCATTTCAGTGCAATGTATGTCTTAAATGGTTTAGCCAGAAAAGCAGTCTCAACACACACAAGCGGGCACACACAGGGGAGAGACCCTATTCTTGTGATATGTGCGGAAAAAAATTTGCTGTCAAGAGCTATTTGACAGCACATAAATGGAGTCATGTTGTAGATATGCCTTTAGTTTGTGGAAAATGTAATGTAACATTTACCTCAAAACAGGATTATGCTTTGCACGAGAGATTACATGCAACAGGCTTGAACTTTGAGTGTCATGTCTGTGGCCGTACATTTGCTAAAGACAGTTACCTGATTCGTCATGTGAATCGCGTTCATCATAGTGTAAAGGAGGTAGCAAATGACCCGTCTGGAAAGCAAGTGGCTAGTATAAACTCTGACATACATAATGCATACACAGGTGAAGTATCGAAGAACAACATGCTTGTAAATAGTGGGCACCCAGGTGACAGTCCCACAGACCAAATGACacagccaagtgaagaaggtagagGTACACTTTCAAGTGATCTGCTTGCACACAGTGTTGCATATAACCATTTTATGGTACCATGCTGA